From Bactrocera oleae isolate idBacOlea1 chromosome 4, idBacOlea1, whole genome shotgun sequence:
TGGACTTCCAGGCTGACCATCAGTAAAAGTTTCAACCCGTTGTGTTGTGCGGTCAATAATGTCATCTGGTATGACCAAATCACCTCGCATGAAATCCTCACGTAGCGAACCACATGCCGAAGACACTAATACATGGGTACAGCCTGCTTCTTTGAGTGCCCAAATGTTCGCACGATATGGAACATTAGTTGGCATAATGTTATGCTTCCTGCCGTGTCGGGCTAGCAATACACATTGGACACCATTTATTGTACCTTCGATTAGAACATCAGCAGGCGGGCCATAAGGAGTAGTAACTGTTTTTTCCTTTCTTCCTTCTAATATATCTGGATCGTCTAGACCGCTACCGCCAATTATGCCAATCTAAACATTTTgcttgttcaattaattttgttttaaataacgCTTGAATCTTACTTTGACCATGCAACCACAAATTCCTGCCTCAGCAGGCTCCTTTTTGGGCGCAGGTTTCGCTTCCCTTTCGCAGCACGCCATGGTTTTCTTAGTTGACTAATTTCGATAAGGGAAATGATTTTGGGCGCATACAAGAATTGcagaataatattatttaatttttatttaatgacttttcaaaaatttaattttccatctaaaatttttttaaagcaaatgaTTTACTAAGACATTTTCTACAACAGAATATATGATTTCACAGAAACAAGTGTTATATAAAAAGGTGTACAAAGTAAATGTTACGGATTGCATACAATATTCCTCATAAATCatgcacatttttttaaataaactggtgttaactttattttaaagcatttgaaatacaatttatgaGGCATGAACACATGCGCACATATTGAGGAGTAAATGCTGTATGTGCAGTAGTTTATAACTAAAATAGGGTATCGTAAAATATAATAGGTAAGGTTAGTTTAGTTTTGTAGGCTAATACggtaaaatataataagttgCCATTATTTGGAAATTATGCTGATTGCTCCGCATTCTGATTGGGATGTGTTTTCCTTTGCTTTTTATGATTCTCTTGAACGTTGTGTTCTTTTGATGCTGGAACTAAGTCGTAGACTATagaaattgaattcaatttaGGAAGCAAGTTCATTGTGTTGTTTGGGTCGTTGAATTTTGAAGCGGAGATTTGTGGGCGACGACGTTGTATGAATTCACCAGTAAATTCTTGACATAATAGTAAAAAGCGTCACATTGCACCGGACATTGTGTTCTTGCAAACGCATTCCTATTTAAAATACATTGAATGttgtataatacatacatatttacatggttaatacaatataaatagtACCTTAGCATCCAAAATATCTTCGGTCCAATCTTCTTTGGCTATATTCTGTACGGCCTTTATTAGTATATGCTTTACCTTGACAACATTGGCGGAAAAGGTCTTCAATACATCTTGCACATTAACACCTTCGCAACCCATGCGCCAGCAGTCGTAATCGGTTGCAATCGCCACGGAACCATATAATAGTCCAGCTTCTTTGGCCAATACAACTTCGGGACAAGTGGTCATATTAATAAGATCACCACCCCATTGGCGGAACATGTTACTTTCAGAACGTGAAGAGAAACGTGGTCCTTCAATTGTTACAATGGTTGCCTTTTCATGTACGTTGTAATCCAATTCTTTAGCAGTGGCAACTAGCATCGAGCGTACACGTTCACTGAAACATGGAAACATACTTAAATGACAAACACCACGCGGACTTTCCGCCCCGCCATCGTAAAAGGTTTGTACACGTTTCGTGGTGCGATCGATGAAGTCATTTGGTACTACCAAATCGCCTGGATGGATTTCTTCCCGCAGTGATCCGCACGCGGTTGATACAATTAAATGTGTGCAGCCAACTTGACGCATGGCCCAAATGTTGGCACGATAATTCACGTTAGTTGGCATAATGTTATGTTTGCGACCATGACGTGCCAAGAGTACACAGTTTACACCGCCAATTTCACCTTCGATCAAGACATCAGAAGGGTTGCCGAATGGTGTCTTGACTTCGGTCTCTTTGCGATTTTCTAAAATATCCGGATCATCGAGACCGCTACCACCAATTATACCAATCTAAGAAATTATTTGTAAGTATATCTTTGCAATCACAGCAAAATTAAAATCACTAAGAATCTTAGTAGAAATAATTCCAAATTACCTTAACGGTTATTGGTTCTAGGTCAGTGTCCTTGCATTTAATATGTATCATTGTGTTGACTTCCAAATTGTATTACTCACAGTGACCAAAACGAGAAAGAGTCTGCGGAAAAtgtaattcaataaatatacgAATGTATTTCTGCTCTATATACACATGTCGCAGTTGTCGCGGTTAAGGTCAGCAGTATGATAAGCCTACAGATAGAAAAAAACTATTGTTGTGAAGGGTTGTATAAATAATACCAACACATTTTTGACAAGCCAAACAGTGGCGCATCCCATAAAATGAGCGCACGTTATAATTATTAAGAAGTGCAGCTATAGGGGCAACAAATCacttaagttaaaaataatatatgtatgtagtataaaaaaaaaatcttacataaaaaatttaaaacataattctgcgttaaaattttaatcggAAATTTAACTATCGATTTACTAATTTATTGACTTATGTACATCTTTATGGAGGCTGTCATCATTTATATttcatcttttaaaaaatttcaacggcTATTAAGaaaacatatgtaggtatgtatgtatgtaagttaaaATTCTTTACTCCAGAAAATGAAATCAGCTCAATAAAAGTCAATCAAAAACATATCCTTTCTCCACATTACAACattataacattatttaaattgacAATTATTGTACGTTTTTTTCCGAGGTTCCGTTatttttggacaattttttgCTCGGTTTTTATTTACTCCAACAAAACGAATGACGAAAAACACCAGAAGTtgtaaaattaagaaataaatagttaaacttttgCAATCAAAGTAATAAAATCAGATTAGCGTGTGTATGTTCTAAACGTTTTAAACCAAAACAGAtcttaagtaataaaaaaggaataattGGTAAGTTATTTGAATCTAGAAATATTACttgaattttaaaagtttttaatttctttaaagtcggtttaaatgtaaattttgtggcatcaaaagaatttttagaaaaaattaaaacagcagcaagtttattatttatgcatataaataaagttaGTGATCCCACAATGGCTCCAAATATTGCCCATACCTCGGGGTACATGCAGAAATGTGGAGAACACAATGAAGTCTTACAATATGTTTGTGAAAATTGCAGAATGCTACTTTGTGATGTTTGCGTATCTCAAAGCCATACTGCACACAATTGTGTTCAAATTGACAATTTCCTGACCCATAGGAATGATCTACTGTTTCGACTCATAGAATGCGGCAGATTGGCTACTAACTGTTATGAAGATATTGGCTATAAAGAAGTGGATTGTGCGCGTAATATTGATAACAATTGCAATTTATTAGCAAAAAGCATTAGGAATATGTTTCGACCGCTTATAGCGTCTTTGCAGCAACGGGAAAGTTGCCTTTTggatattgtaaataaaatgcataaaaatcgaatggaaaatatgtatgaacaaATTTCTGCATTAAAGGTTTCATATTTGGGCTTAATGAAtgcaactaaaaaattaaataaaatagctaAAAATGCACATCAGTTAGAAAATCTGTACATTGTTACGCAAATATTAGAGGCACAGCGGCAAGTGGATATTTATTCGCAACTATTTGGAGAAAAACAATATAAAGAagaattttataagttttatgcACCTCAAGTACCCAACGACATTTTGAGGGATATAGAAAACCTAGGATCCATCGAACTAGATGACAATAATGAACTCACTGCTTTATACAATATTCCAACTACATTAGAAGATGCTAACGAAAATAATACACTCTTTTCGTCATCACAAGAAATTTCCAGCGGTGAAGTGGAACTTATTGTAGAAATAGATACatgtaaaaaaactaaaacccCAAAAAATGAAATTGCCAGAAATGTTGGTATTGGACAAGCAGTACCTGGTTGTTTGAATAAAGTCAAAGCTTTCCGTTCGGATTTACCGTCTTTGGCATTTGTGCCTAAAGGAAATTGTGAAGGTCATGTTCAACGACCTTGGGGAGTTTGTGTCAATAAATTAGGACACATTTTAATTACCGATAGACTTAACCATAATGTACAAGTTTTTGGTGCAAATGGCGAATTTTTATTTAGCTTTGGCCTAAAAGGAAAGAGTGGTGGACAATTTAATGCGCCTGCCGGAATCTGTGTGGACAAAAGTGGTCGCATTATTGTTGCGGATAAAAATAACCATCGAATACAAGTATTTTCATCAGGTGGAAAATATTTactgtcatttggacgtttggGCACAAAATGTGGGGAATTCAAATTCCCATTCGATGTTACtgttaatacaaaattacaaattgcAGTAACTGATTCAGCAAATCATCGCATTCAACAATTCGAACACAATGGACATTTCATTCGTGAAATACCGTTAGGCATTTGCACATTCACTGGTTATGAAATAACGCCGCGTGGCATATGCTATACGCCCAAGGGTAACATAATTATAACAGATTATGTAAATCATTGTTTACATCTTATTAGTCCTGCGAAGGAAAAAGTAAATAGAAAATTCCTGTTGTTTCGTATTCATACAAATCAATATATATCTAATGAGATGAAGTTACAGATTATAACTACTAAAGGCAATCTCGGATTTGGATATTTACAATTTTCTCGTCCCTCTGGTGTGTGCTGTGATGATGATGGAACAATAATAGTTGCAGATTGCCATAACCATCGAATCTGTGTTTTCAGTTCGACTTTGGAAAGTTTATGGAacgtaagtaaaacaaaaacaagaaaacatattaacatcgattgcaccgaaggtataatacccttcacaggtgctttttttataatctaaaagggtataaaaatatctttaaattgattttgattggtcagcttgtatggcaactatatgcaattgtagcgttgccttggaaaataatccatgccataTTCCGTGAcgatatctggtcaaataaaataaatttttatcgattgttgttgttgtagtggcagaaaatattcttaaaataaatttgaagaatactgccgagttgacagtccttggccggataaaactCCCGgttcgttccggttacgtagacccgactgtcctGGGAACGGATGCAGTgggattttgatcggtcagtttgtatggcagcaatatgcaaTAGTCTggcaatctgaacaatttctttggctaTTATACCGATgctcaattaatttttgaatattacttttttttttatttacattatatatttaaatttatttttattttagattgaCATACGCCCATCAGTCAATTGCTTAAGCAATACTTATTGTGATGAAACTGATCGCACTTGCGATGTCGCACTGACGAAGGATGGTCACATCGTATTTGTTTCGGAAATGTTGCCTGCACATGAATCTATTCACACAACCAAGAGATTCGTACACGTTTATTAAATTTCGCATCTGatgtttctatatacatatcaacttattttcgtaatttaCTGACATTAAAAAGATattaattaaatcaataaaaaattgtttgtttttgtattcattattttcgatattaatatatacagttatatttaatatattcacGCTTCTTTGTTCTTAAATGAATGCGGGCATTTAAATATTCTAACGAAATGATCGTCCCCACAACTGGCTAGTAGAAAATGGTCGGACGTGCACTTATAACCATCACGCAATGGCTGAAACTGCAAACGCTTCACTGCAGAGTCATGCGCCTTTTCAAAAGTAACTTTGCTGCAAATTcgaaatagaaatattgaagtTATGCATGGGCATAGAATaactcaaattaattttttcaaccaACACTTACCTCTCGTCAACGGCTTTTAACTGTTTTTCATTTTCTACCAACTGTTGCAGCACTATATCACCATTCGAAAAACCTATGGCAATCTGATATAACCCAGACTTTACCAGTTTCGGTGCAAAAGCAAGTGCAGTCACGGGATTTTCATATGTTTCCTTGAGCCCTATGTCCCATTTATCACCATTAACTTGTGCCCACACACCTAGTACGGCATCACGACCACcagtcaaaaaatattttccatcatGCGACCAATCACATGTCCAAATAATACGATTATGCACCGACATTTTAGCTGCCGATTTTTGTTTGAGCCGATAAGTTGGTAGATTATTGGTGGTGGTTACATCTTCATCACGTTCAAAAAGTGCCCATGTGCGATCACGTGAGACAGAGAGCAATAGCCTACTATTTGGTGAGAAGCGCATCTGAGTTACTGTAAGTTTATGCGCGGCAAGTTTTCCAATTTGCTTCCAAGTTGTGGTGTCCCTGTAAGATAATTTGGTGAAGAAAtgttatacatatgcatattttattagaaaataacgTCTTACCAAAGTATTATCTGCGCATGCTCCTCGTTTGTGGCTCGACATGCGGAAGCCAGCACTTTGCCGTCTGGTGAAGCGGTGAGTGCATAAATATCGAAGCCATGACCGTAAAGTTTTTGCATTTCCGGCCAAAGCGTATTTTGCATAAGTGTCTCTTCTTGTGGCGGCGAGTCAAGCGTAaccggtataaaataattttcagggTATTCGTCCTTAATGTGCTTTTCCTTTGGCACCGAGTCTATGTCAGCACTGTACACTGCCTTATTTGATAGACCCAGTGAAGGTACAGAAGCGCCCTTGGGTAAagctatgaaataaatttatgattGAGCACACTTGTTTGGATATTAGAATTGAAAGCCAGGAAACATACTTTGTAATAAATCTTCACCCTCAGCATCATCTTGAGCACCGGTAATGCGTCTgaagttttcaatgtaattgGCCGACGCCTGGAATGTGCGCACAATTTTCTCTTCGGCTCCACTGGCAAACTTGTAACGTGATAGTATTGCAATAGTCTGCATATCATAGCCGTGCACCTGTGGACGTGCTAATTCATGCCAAGTCGCCATGTCATCGCTTTTGTCATTGGAACGTCGCCATGGTGCATGTATGCGTGTAGTCTGATCGGCCGACACACTCAATAAGTATTCCCCATTTGGCGCCCAAGCCAAATCGCGTACTTCATCGAAATGTCCACCTATTATGACACCGGGTGACCAAAGGTTTTCATTTTCCACCGTTTGATGCCAAATATGGAAGCCACCCTGATAGCTGTGTCCGAATATGGATTTGCCATCACTGGAGAATTTTCCCCCATAAAAGCCCAACAAATTACCACCTACTTCACCTACACGCACCTGTTCCATCCACACGCCGTCTTCACTAGGTGCCCAAATTATTATGGACTTATCGATTGAAACAGAAAGCAAACGTACACCTACAAGaggtatttaaataatttttttgtttcgaaattttaaatcattcgtCTATATTTGCTACTACCGTGTTTCTTAGATCTGTGCCAATTCACGCCATACACCCAACCTTCATGTCCGTAGAGTACTGACTCCAAGCTAATCGCACACCAGTTGTTTgcacttaaatatataattttttcctcGACTCGTATTTCAGTAGCATCTTCTTCgattatattacaaatattaacCTTATTTTCGAATGCTTGCTCCTCGGTGCGTTTTGAAATGCGCCACAGCCGTATGAAATTGTCTTGAGCAGCGCTTGCCAATAAAATATCATCGTTATCTTCGATAACATCAAGCGCTCGCACCCAATCCTCGTGGCCGGTCATATGATGTACCATACGAAATGGTTGTGCATCCGGCTCAGCGCTACTAACTTTAAGTGGCTTATTTTGTGCCCAAATATAAATGTTGCCTTTATCATTTCCATAAGCCAAAAGAAACTGCTCACTCTTTGGCATGCGAAATAAACTAAGCCCGAGTATGTAACTATtgttattacttattttttgcacTAATTCAGTATTTAAAGTGTTAAAGCTCCACAGTGCTATAGTCTGCTCAGCAGCTGTAGCAATTAACCATTTATTGTGTTCTAAGTAGAGACTTGCAATATCTGTGACGGGGCCATCATGATAAAGTGGTTCAAAACGCACATCACCTGTCTCTTTAGCAAATCCCCATACAAAAGCTTTGCAA
This genomic window contains:
- the LOC106614766 gene encoding LOW QUALITY PROTEIN: S-methyl-5'-thioadenosine phosphorylase (The sequence of the model RefSeq protein was modified relative to this genomic sequence to represent the inferred CDS: substituted 1 base at 1 genomic stop codon), giving the protein MIHIKCKDTDLEPITVKIGIIGGSGLDDPDILENRKETEVKTPFGNPSDVLIEGEIGGVNCVLLARHGRKHNIMPTNVNYRANIWAMRQVGCTHLIVSTACGSLREEIHPGDLVVPNDFIDRTTKRVQTFYDGGAESPRGVCHLSMFPCFSERVRSMLVATAKELDYNVHEKATIVTIEGPRFSSRSESNMFRQWGGDLINMTTCPEVVLAKEAGLLYGSVAIATDYDCWRMGCEGVNVQDVLKTFSANVVKVKHILIKAVQNIAKEDWTEDILDAKECVCKNTMSGAMXRFLLLCQEFTGEFIQRRRPQISASKFNDPNNTMNLLPKLNSISIVYDLVPASKEHNVQENHKKQRKTHPNQNAEQSA
- the LOC106614764 gene encoding protein wech, producing MHINKVSDPTMAPNIAHTSGYMQKCGEHNEVLQYVCENCRMLLCDVCVSQSHTAHNCVQIDNFLTHRNDLLFRLIECGRLATNCYEDIGYKEVDCARNIDNNCNLLAKSIRNMFRPLIASLQQRESCLLDIVNKMHKNRMENMYEQISALKVSYLGLMNATKKLNKIAKNAHQLENLYIVTQILEAQRQVDIYSQLFGEKQYKEEFYKFYAPQVPNDILRDIENLGSIELDDNNELTALYNIPTTLEDANENNTLFSSSQEISSGEVELIVEIDTCKKTKTPKNEIARNVGIGQAVPGCLNKVKAFRSDLPSLAFVPKGNCEGHVQRPWGVCVNKLGHILITDRLNHNVQVFGANGEFLFSFGLKGKSGGQFNAPAGICVDKSGRIIVADKNNHRIQVFSSGGKYLLSFGRLGTKCGEFKFPFDVTVNTKLQIAVTDSANHRIQQFEHNGHFIREIPLGICTFTGYEITPRGICYTPKGNIIITDYVNHCLHLISPAKEKIITTKGNLGFGYLQFSRPSGVCCDDDGTIIVADCHNHRICVFSSTLESLWNIDIRPSVNCLSNTYCDETDRTCDVALTKDGHIVFVSEMLPAHESIHTTKRFVHVY
- the Elp2 gene encoding elongator complex protein 2 → MNDTSHRIKNSDYTVYASAACNPTPHCADWGDNGLLVFGAHFSVAVVDPNYNGSAKHIATYKGHEERVNTVHWLRLPTAEPETYFISGADDCKAFVWGFAKETGDVRFEPLYHDGPVTDIASLYLEHNKWLIATAAEQTIALWSFNTLNTELVQKISNNNSYILGLSLFRMPKSEQFLLAYGNDKGNIYIWAQNKPLKVSSAEPDAQPFRMVHHMTGHEDWVRALDVIEDNDDILLASAAQDNFIRLWRISKRTEEQAFENKVNICNIIEEDATEIRVEEKIIYLSANNWCAISLESVLYGHEGWVYGVNWHRSKKHGVRLLSVSIDKSIIIWAPSEDGVWMEQVRVGEVGGNLLGFYGGKFSSDGKSIFGHSYQGGFHIWHQTVENENLWSPGVIIGGHFDEVRDLAWAPNGEYLLSVSADQTTRIHAPWRRSNDKSDDMATWHELARPQVHGYDMQTIAILSRYKFASGAEEKIVRTFQASANYIENFRRITGAQDDAEGEDLLQTLPKGASVPSLGLSNKAVYSADIDSVPKEKHIKDEYPENYFIPVTLDSPPQEETLMQNTLWPEMQKLYGHGFDIYALTASPDGKVLASACRATNEEHAQIILWDTTTWKQIGKLAAHKLTVTQMRFSPNSRLLLSVSRDRTWALFERDEDVTTTNNLPTYRLKQKSAAKMSVHNRIIWTCDWSHDGKYFLTGGRDAVLGVWAQVNGDKWDIGLKETYENPVTALAFAPKLVKSGLYQIAIGFSNGDIVLQQLVENEKQLKAVDESKVTFEKAHDSAVKRLQFQPLRDGYKCTSDHFLLASCGDDHFVRIFKCPHSFKNKEA